One region of Streptomyces sp. NBC_00102 genomic DNA includes:
- a CDS encoding helix-turn-helix domain-containing protein, protein MTTLPAPSPGPSPSAPAATSASTATSALTAAPTSPPTAMSAPSATVTLRDVLAFDDSGTLRLLLAPAGQDVPVRGSAFAENGAPGSAEGLLLFAVGVDTASPEAAAAVRRAARQGACAVVLRDSGDAGTAPEVLDSAREDGIAVLARAAWADWTDTATLLRSALAFGAAGGTAQDPSAGDPAGGGLSTLAAVIAAATGGAITIEDTRFRVLAHSATRPEADGVRRSTVLGGRVPEWRVAELRRSGLLRTLWTSREVIHRPAEGDSPERLIVAVRSGPEVLGSIWVAADGSPLLPGAARALLSAAATAAPHLVRHRLRESGEVRRRDHALRGLLRGEGDLRTHAWSLGLAPGTPCAVVAVAAGSASEPVAPALDRTLDVLALHAASYRPEVRTLRERDSLLALLPAGSGKDREALGLARELATLASSLPGGVPVLVGAGAVADSVLGAPASYEEACLVVRVLRERLAARDAGQHGDRVPVRWAGAAELGPVVDVRRMLDAVRPLWEGGHGPVHDLVRADLAAGGELVRSLAAYLDAAGDVPVASRRLGLHANTLRYRLRRVKERHGVDMDDPDTRLLLTVAVRLAAGF, encoded by the coding sequence ATGACCACTCTCCCTGCCCCGTCGCCCGGACCGTCCCCGTCCGCACCCGCGGCCACGTCCGCATCCACGGCCACGTCCGCGCTCACGGCTGCGCCCACGTCCCCGCCCACGGCCATGTCCGCGCCCTCGGCCACCGTCACGCTGCGGGACGTCCTGGCGTTCGACGACAGCGGCACCCTGAGACTGCTGCTCGCCCCCGCCGGACAGGACGTCCCCGTCCGGGGCAGCGCGTTCGCCGAGAACGGCGCGCCCGGGTCGGCCGAGGGGCTGCTGCTGTTCGCCGTGGGGGTCGACACCGCGTCTCCGGAGGCCGCGGCCGCGGTGCGCCGGGCCGCTCGGCAGGGGGCGTGCGCCGTGGTACTGCGCGATTCCGGGGATGCCGGAACCGCGCCGGAGGTCCTGGACAGCGCGCGTGAGGACGGGATCGCCGTGCTGGCCCGCGCCGCCTGGGCGGACTGGACGGACACGGCGACGCTGCTGCGCTCCGCCCTCGCCTTCGGGGCTGCGGGCGGCACCGCTCAGGACCCGTCGGCCGGTGATCCCGCGGGCGGTGGGCTGAGCACACTCGCCGCGGTGATCGCCGCCGCGACCGGCGGAGCGATCACCATCGAGGACACCCGCTTCCGGGTATTGGCCCACTCCGCCACCCGGCCCGAGGCGGACGGGGTCCGCCGCTCCACCGTCCTCGGCGGCCGGGTGCCCGAGTGGCGGGTGGCCGAGCTGCGCCGCAGCGGCCTGTTGCGCACGCTCTGGACCTCACGCGAGGTGATTCACCGCCCCGCCGAGGGAGACAGCCCCGAGCGCCTGATCGTCGCGGTGCGCAGCGGCCCCGAGGTGCTCGGCTCGATCTGGGTGGCGGCGGACGGCAGTCCCCTGCTGCCGGGCGCGGCCCGCGCGCTGCTGTCCGCCGCCGCCACGGCCGCGCCCCACCTCGTACGCCATCGGCTGCGGGAGAGTGGCGAGGTGCGGCGGCGCGATCACGCGCTGCGCGGACTTCTCCGGGGCGAGGGGGATCTCAGGACCCACGCCTGGTCGCTCGGACTGGCGCCCGGCACACCGTGCGCGGTGGTGGCGGTGGCAGCCGGGTCGGCATCGGAGCCGGTGGCTCCCGCGCTGGACCGGACGCTCGACGTACTGGCCCTGCACGCGGCCTCGTACCGCCCCGAGGTGCGAACTCTCCGGGAGCGGGACAGTTTGCTCGCCCTGCTGCCCGCCGGCTCCGGGAAGGACCGCGAGGCACTGGGGCTCGCCCGGGAACTGGCCACCCTCGCCTCCTCGTTGCCCGGTGGGGTTCCGGTGCTCGTGGGCGCGGGGGCCGTGGCGGATTCCGTCCTCGGCGCCCCAGCCTCCTACGAGGAGGCGTGTCTCGTCGTGCGGGTGCTGCGCGAGAGGCTCGCCGCACGGGATGCCGGGCAGCACGGCGACCGGGTACCGGTGCGGTGGGCGGGCGCCGCCGAGCTGGGGCCGGTGGTCGACGTACGGCGCATGCTCGACGCGGTCCGGCCGCTGTGGGAGGGGGGCCACGGCCCGGTGCACGACCTGGTGCGGGCCGACCTCGCGGCCGGCGGCGAGCTGGTCCGGTCCCTCGCCGCCTACCTGGACGCGGCGGGCGACGTTCCGGTCGCCTCACGCCGCTTGGGCCTGCACGCCAACACCCTCCGCTACCGGTTGCGGCGGGTGAAGGAACGCCACGGGGTGGACATGGACGACCCGGACACCCGGCTGCTGCTGACGGTCGCCGTCCGCCTCGCCGCCGGCTTCTGA
- the gndA gene encoding NADP-dependent phosphogluconate dehydrogenase, whose product MTGTTSTGTAQIGVTGLAVMGRNLARNFARNGLTVAVHNRTTAKTDALVEEFGGEGDFVAARSPQEFVDALERPRRLVVMVKAGEPTDAVIQEFAPLLEKGDVVIDGGNAHFEDTRRREKELRERGLHFVGTGISGGEEGALNGPSIMPGGSAESYESLGPLLEKIAARAEDGTPCTTHIGPDGAGHFVKMVHNGIEYADMQLIAEAYHLLRGVAGYSPAKIAEVFRSWNTGRLDSYLIEITAEVLAHTDAATGKPFVDVVQDRAEQKGTGRWTVQIALDLGVPVSGIAEAVFARSLSGHADLREAARDLAGPTPSALPEAEAAAFADRVEQALYASKIVSYTQGFHQIRAGSEEYGWDVELGAVAGIWRAGCIIRAAFLDRIRAAFDSRPELLSLLSDKDFAREIGAAQDDWRAVVAEAARQGVPTPGFAAALSYYDGLRAERLPAALTQGQRDFFGAHTYRRTDREGSFHTLWGGDRSEVDAG is encoded by the coding sequence ATGACCGGCACCACCTCGACCGGAACCGCTCAGATCGGCGTGACGGGACTCGCGGTGATGGGCCGCAATCTCGCCCGGAACTTCGCGCGCAACGGTCTCACCGTCGCCGTGCACAACCGCACGACGGCGAAGACGGATGCCTTGGTGGAGGAGTTCGGGGGCGAGGGCGACTTCGTCGCCGCGCGTTCGCCGCAGGAGTTCGTCGACGCCCTGGAGCGGCCCCGGAGGCTGGTCGTCATGGTGAAGGCGGGAGAGCCCACGGACGCGGTGATCCAGGAGTTCGCGCCCCTGCTGGAGAAGGGCGACGTCGTCATCGACGGCGGCAACGCCCACTTCGAGGACACCCGGCGCCGCGAGAAGGAGTTGCGGGAACGCGGGCTGCACTTCGTCGGCACGGGCATCTCCGGTGGCGAGGAGGGCGCGCTGAACGGGCCGAGCATCATGCCGGGCGGTTCGGCGGAGTCGTACGAGTCGCTGGGCCCGCTGCTGGAGAAGATCGCGGCCCGTGCCGAGGACGGCACTCCGTGCACCACCCACATCGGTCCGGACGGTGCGGGGCACTTCGTGAAGATGGTCCACAACGGCATCGAGTACGCCGACATGCAGCTCATCGCCGAGGCGTACCACCTGCTGCGCGGGGTCGCGGGCTACTCCCCCGCCAAGATCGCGGAGGTGTTCCGGAGCTGGAACACCGGCCGGCTGGACTCCTATCTGATCGAGATCACGGCGGAGGTGCTGGCCCATACCGACGCGGCCACCGGGAAGCCGTTCGTCGACGTCGTGCAGGACCGGGCGGAGCAGAAGGGCACCGGGCGCTGGACCGTGCAGATCGCCCTCGACCTGGGTGTCCCCGTCTCGGGCATCGCGGAGGCGGTGTTCGCCCGGTCGCTCTCGGGCCACGCCGACCTGCGCGAGGCGGCCCGCGATCTCGCGGGGCCCACCCCGTCCGCGCTGCCCGAGGCGGAGGCCGCGGCGTTCGCCGACCGGGTCGAGCAGGCCCTGTACGCGTCCAAGATCGTCTCGTACACCCAGGGCTTCCACCAGATCCGTGCGGGCAGCGAGGAGTACGGCTGGGACGTCGAGCTGGGCGCCGTGGCGGGGATCTGGCGGGCGGGCTGCATCATCCGGGCGGCGTTCCTGGACCGCATCCGGGCGGCCTTCGACAGCCGCCCCGAGCTGCTGAGCCTCCTCTCCGACAAGGACTTCGCCCGGGAGATCGGCGCGGCGCAGGACGACTGGCGGGCGGTGGTCGCGGAGGCGGCGCGGCAGGGGGTGCCGACGCCCGGGTTCGCGGCGGCCCTCTCGTACTACGACGGGCTGCGGGCCGAGCGGCTGCCGGCGGCGCTGACCCAGGGGCAGCGGGACTTCTTCGGTGCCCACACCTACCGGCGCACCGACCGGGAGGGATCGTTCCACACGCTGTGGGGCGGCGACCGCTCGGAGGTCGACGCGGGCTGA
- a CDS encoding LacI family DNA-binding transcriptional regulator, with the protein MAKTAGTSIPTVSKVLRGGTDVSSETRAKVMEAVQAVGYTRPAGAKGETARDESGLAHALDLVVTHFEGSWANLLIAGVGREAAAAGIDVVLTLAEPDGDWVSRLLRRRTIGVIGTLVDPASRQFGALFAAGIPVVLIDPMSTPPSGVASIGVANWEGGRMACDHLLSLGHTRMGVVAGHARHLFSRARVDGFRAAADTTAVGDATVSVAHGGWNRAKAASATHTLLDGDPRITGVFACADSMALGVYDAVAARGLRIPEDISVIGFDDLPEAQYVTPGLTTVRQPSTELGAAAVKRLIELSRGENAGVRSPARMELATELVLRASTGPAPAPSP; encoded by the coding sequence GTGGCCAAGACCGCCGGTACGAGCATCCCCACGGTGTCCAAGGTGCTGCGCGGCGGAACGGACGTCTCGTCGGAGACCCGCGCGAAGGTCATGGAAGCCGTGCAGGCCGTCGGCTACACCCGTCCGGCCGGGGCCAAGGGCGAGACCGCACGGGACGAGAGCGGCCTCGCCCACGCGCTCGACCTGGTGGTCACCCACTTCGAGGGATCGTGGGCGAACCTGCTGATAGCCGGGGTCGGACGCGAAGCGGCGGCGGCCGGCATCGACGTCGTCCTGACCCTCGCGGAACCGGACGGAGACTGGGTGTCGCGCCTGCTGAGAAGGCGCACCATCGGCGTGATCGGAACATTGGTCGATCCCGCGTCGCGGCAGTTCGGCGCACTCTTCGCCGCGGGCATCCCCGTGGTGCTCATCGACCCGATGAGCACGCCCCCTTCGGGAGTGGCGAGCATCGGAGTGGCGAACTGGGAGGGTGGCCGCATGGCCTGCGACCACCTCCTCTCTCTCGGCCATACGCGGATGGGGGTGGTCGCAGGCCATGCACGCCACCTCTTCAGCAGGGCGCGCGTCGACGGTTTCCGTGCGGCGGCCGACACCACGGCCGTCGGCGACGCCACGGTGTCGGTGGCCCACGGCGGATGGAACCGCGCCAAGGCGGCGTCCGCCACCCACACCCTGCTCGACGGTGACCCGAGGATCACGGGCGTCTTCGCCTGCGCGGACTCCATGGCACTCGGTGTCTACGACGCGGTGGCGGCCCGGGGCCTGCGGATACCCGAGGACATCAGCGTCATCGGGTTCGACGACCTGCCCGAAGCGCAGTACGTCACTCCAGGCTTGACGACCGTCAGACAGCCCAGCACCGAGCTGGGCGCCGCGGCCGTCAAGCGTCTGATCGAGCTCTCCCGGGGCGAGAACGCCGGTGTCCGGTCACCCGCCCGCATGGAACTGGCCACGGAGTTGGTCCTCCGCGCCTCCACCGGACCCGCCCCGGCGCCGTCCCCCTGA
- a CDS encoding diaminopimelate decarboxylase, producing MTQTFSATGTPTTPKFAHAVRRAIDDGLLGEAQPVVGFIDTEGVRDSVEALREAFSGAPQVLHTFAAKASPLVPVLRLLASYGMGCEVASPGELRLAVDAGFAPSTIVLDSPAKTREEIRLALALGIAVNADSLDELRRIDALRWSTSPSVLGLRVNPQVGGGAIGAMSTATATSKFGVALRDPGAREAVVRAFAERPWLTRLHAHVGSQGCPLDLLAAGVAETYRLAEEINAHLGERRITSLDIGGGLPVNFADDEVRPTHGDYVTALRKAVPDLFDGRYALVTEFGRSLLAKNGFIGALVEYTKEAGGRRIALTHAGAQTATRTVLMPEAWPLRVGAFGPDGLPKRGPALAQDIAGPCCFAGDVVAYGRELPELREGDFVVLYDTGAYYFSAPWAYNSLPRPAVYGFRTTAGGGVRFAPVRDAQSLESIAAESGLGHADALVGLGGVNGSVG from the coding sequence ATGACCCAGACGTTTTCCGCCACCGGTACACCGACCACCCCCAAATTCGCCCATGCCGTGCGGCGCGCGATCGACGACGGCCTGCTCGGAGAGGCTCAGCCCGTCGTCGGATTCATCGACACCGAGGGGGTTCGGGACTCGGTCGAGGCCCTGCGGGAAGCGTTCTCCGGCGCCCCCCAGGTCCTGCACACCTTCGCGGCGAAGGCGTCCCCTCTCGTCCCGGTACTGCGCCTGCTCGCGTCGTACGGAATGGGGTGCGAGGTGGCGAGCCCCGGGGAACTGCGGCTGGCCGTGGACGCCGGCTTCGCGCCGTCGACGATCGTGCTCGACTCCCCCGCCAAGACCCGCGAGGAGATCCGGCTGGCACTGGCACTCGGGATCGCGGTCAACGCCGACAGCCTCGACGAACTGCGCCGCATCGACGCGCTGCGCTGGTCCACCTCCCCCTCGGTCCTCGGGCTCCGGGTGAACCCGCAGGTCGGAGGCGGTGCGATCGGCGCCATGAGCACGGCCACCGCCACATCGAAGTTCGGCGTCGCGCTGCGGGACCCCGGAGCCCGCGAGGCGGTGGTGCGCGCCTTCGCCGAACGCCCCTGGCTGACCCGGCTGCACGCGCACGTCGGCTCCCAGGGCTGTCCGCTGGACCTGCTCGCGGCCGGTGTCGCGGAGACGTACCGGCTGGCCGAGGAGATCAACGCGCACCTCGGCGAGCGCCGGATCACCAGCCTGGACATCGGCGGCGGGCTGCCGGTCAACTTCGCGGACGACGAAGTGCGGCCCACCCACGGCGACTACGTGACGGCACTGCGCAAGGCGGTACCGGACCTCTTCGACGGGCGGTACGCGCTGGTGACCGAGTTCGGCCGGTCGTTGCTCGCGAAGAACGGGTTCATCGGGGCGCTGGTGGAGTACACCAAGGAGGCGGGCGGGCGGCGGATCGCCCTGACCCACGCGGGCGCGCAGACAGCAACCCGTACGGTCCTGATGCCAGAGGCCTGGCCGCTGCGGGTCGGGGCCTTCGGGCCCGACGGCCTGCCCAAGCGCGGGCCCGCGCTCGCGCAGGACATCGCGGGCCCTTGCTGCTTCGCCGGGGACGTGGTCGCGTACGGCCGGGAGCTCCCGGAGCTGCGCGAGGGCGACTTCGTGGTGCTCTACGACACCGGGGCCTACTACTTCTCGGCCCCCTGGGCGTACAACAGCCTGCCGAGGCCGGCGGTGTACGGATTCCGCACGACGGCCGGGGGCGGGGTGCGCTTCGCACCGGTGCGCGACGCCCAGTCGCTGGAGTCGATCGCGGCCGAGAGTGGACTCGGACACGCCGACGCTCTGGTGGGGCTCGGTGGAGTGAACGGCAGCGTCGGATGA
- a CDS encoding Dyp-type peroxidase, producing MPDAVPDPVEVQPVVAPLTEAALILVATVEPGGEEAVRSVLPEVASIARSLGFRFPDAGLSCVLGFGSQAWDRLFGGERPALLHPFQELRGPHHTAPATSGDLLLHIRAERADVCHEWAAQLLDRLGGSVRIVDETRGFRYLDHRDLLGFVDGTENPVGDEARTAALVGDEDPAFAGGSYVVVQKYLHDMAAWKALSTEEQERVIGRTKADDVELPEGVQPADSHVALNTITDPDGTERDILRANMPFGSFGRGEFGTYFIGYAADPGITERMLRNMFLGEPPATHDRILDFSTAVTGTLFYAPAAGFLDAPPPPPPESGTRPLPETTAPPVLSSAALPGGSGLPALPGDGSLRIGSLQESAQ from the coding sequence ATGCCCGATGCCGTTCCGGACCCCGTCGAGGTGCAGCCCGTGGTCGCCCCGCTCACCGAGGCGGCGCTGATCCTCGTCGCCACGGTCGAGCCCGGTGGTGAGGAGGCCGTACGGTCCGTGCTGCCGGAGGTCGCGTCGATCGCCCGGTCCCTCGGCTTCCGCTTCCCGGACGCCGGGCTCTCCTGCGTGCTGGGTTTCGGCTCCCAGGCCTGGGACCGGCTCTTCGGCGGCGAGCGGCCGGCGCTGCTGCATCCGTTCCAGGAGCTGCGCGGACCGCACCACACCGCTCCGGCCACCTCCGGGGACCTGCTCCTGCACATCAGGGCCGAGCGGGCGGACGTCTGCCACGAGTGGGCCGCGCAGCTGCTCGACCGGCTCGGCGGGTCGGTGCGGATCGTGGACGAGACGCGGGGGTTCCGCTATCTCGACCACCGTGACCTGCTGGGATTCGTCGACGGTACGGAGAACCCTGTGGGCGACGAGGCCCGGACGGCCGCGCTGGTGGGCGACGAGGACCCCGCGTTCGCCGGCGGCAGCTATGTCGTGGTGCAGAAGTACCTGCACGACATGGCCGCCTGGAAGGCGCTGAGCACCGAGGAGCAGGAGCGGGTCATCGGCCGTACCAAGGCGGACGACGTCGAACTGCCCGAGGGTGTCCAGCCGGCCGACTCGCACGTCGCCCTCAACACCATCACCGACCCGGACGGCACCGAGCGGGACATCCTGCGCGCCAACATGCCGTTCGGCAGCTTCGGCCGGGGCGAGTTCGGTACGTACTTCATCGGGTACGCGGCCGACCCCGGGATCACGGAGCGGATGCTCCGCAACATGTTCCTCGGAGAACCGCCCGCTACCCACGACCGCATCCTGGACTTCTCCACGGCGGTCACCGGCACGCTCTTCTACGCTCCCGCCGCCGGTTTCCTCGACGCCCCGCCCCCTCCTCCCCCGGAGTCGGGCACCCGGCCGCTGCCGGAGACCACAGCCCCGCCTGTCCTGTCCTCGGCGGCACTTCCCGGCGGCTCCGGCCTCCCCGCCCTGCCGGGCGACGGTTCGCTGCGCATCGGCAGCCTGCAAGAAAGCGCCCAGTGA
- a CDS encoding family 1 encapsulin nanocompartment shell protein, protein MNNLHRELAPVTEAAWQQIEEEARRTFTRHVAGRRVVDVTDPEGPTLAAVGDGHLRPIDPPTPDVLAQARTSMPVIEWRVPFSVTRQAVDDVERGSDDSDWQPVKDAARTCAFAEDMAIIDGYPAAGIAGLRDGSSHDPLPLPADARDYPTAVSQALTRLRLAGVDGPYRLLLGADAFTEATETSDHGYPVATHIGRQLDDPILWAPAIKGGVLLSTRGGDFELRLAQDLSIGYESHDAAVVHLYFQQAFTFRLLTPEAVVPFIA, encoded by the coding sequence ATGAACAATCTGCACCGAGAACTCGCCCCCGTCACCGAAGCCGCCTGGCAGCAGATCGAGGAGGAGGCGCGACGGACGTTCACCCGCCATGTCGCGGGCCGCAGGGTCGTCGACGTCACGGATCCGGAGGGTCCTACGCTCGCCGCGGTCGGCGACGGCCATCTGCGGCCCATCGACCCGCCCACCCCGGACGTGCTGGCGCAGGCCCGTACCTCGATGCCGGTGATCGAGTGGCGGGTGCCGTTCAGCGTGACCCGGCAGGCCGTGGACGACGTGGAGCGCGGTTCCGACGACAGCGACTGGCAGCCTGTCAAGGACGCCGCCCGTACCTGTGCGTTCGCCGAGGACATGGCGATCATCGACGGGTACCCGGCGGCCGGGATCGCCGGCCTGCGGGACGGCTCCTCGCACGATCCGCTCCCGCTGCCCGCCGACGCCCGCGACTATCCCACGGCCGTCAGCCAGGCGCTGACCCGGCTGCGGCTCGCCGGCGTCGACGGCCCGTACCGGCTGCTGCTCGGCGCCGACGCCTTCACCGAGGCGACCGAGACCTCCGACCACGGTTACCCGGTGGCCACCCACATCGGCCGCCAGCTGGACGACCCGATCCTGTGGGCGCCCGCGATCAAGGGCGGGGTGCTGCTGTCCACCCGGGGCGGGGACTTCGAACTGCGGCTGGCCCAGGACCTGTCCATCGGTTACGAGAGCCACGACGCCGCGGTCGTGCACCTGTACTTCCAGCAGGCCTTCACCTTCCGCCTGCTGACACCGGAGGCAGTGGTTCCGTTCATCGCCTGA
- the panD gene encoding aspartate 1-decarboxylase: protein MIRTMFKSKIHRATVTQADLHYVGSVTIDAELMEAADLLPGELVHIVDVTNGARLETYVIEGERGSGVIGINGAAAHLVHPGDLVILISYAQVDDAEARTLVPSVVHVDADNRIVGLGSDASAPVPGTPTERSPYAVPSAR from the coding sequence ATGATCCGCACCATGTTCAAGTCCAAGATTCACCGCGCCACCGTGACCCAGGCCGATCTTCACTACGTGGGGTCGGTCACGATCGACGCCGAGCTCATGGAAGCCGCGGATCTGCTCCCCGGTGAGCTGGTGCACATCGTCGACGTCACCAATGGCGCCCGCCTGGAGACCTATGTCATCGAGGGTGAGCGGGGCTCCGGCGTGATCGGGATCAACGGCGCTGCGGCGCATCTCGTGCACCCCGGTGACCTGGTCATTCTCATCAGCTACGCGCAGGTGGACGACGCGGAGGCGCGCACGCTCGTCCCGAGCGTGGTGCATGTGGACGCGGACAACCGGATCGTCGGGCTGGGGAGTGACGCCTCCGCCCCTGTGCCGGGTACGCCCACCGAGCGCAGCCCGTACGCGGTGCCGTCGGCCCGCTGA
- a CDS encoding tetratricopeptide repeat protein, producing the protein MDDPATIGRRVHRLRAERGLTQRELAEPSYTPAYISTLEAGRVRPSEAAVRHLAERLGVSYEEVATGRPAHLATELRLRLVEAQRTLATGAAEDAVADFTELRAEADLLELDQESASAALGLGECALETGDLPTARQHFEAAERLLADAPLAQRARAVRGRAVVHLLAGELRYSCYLLESTIDELNASGLPDPGALLLLYTASIAPYMDMGAHARAAQAGELALALAPRVDDPELVAGMHRSVARSLISAGRTDEADASLTRAAEIYQQLQIRTEMAHCHWMRGYVRAQDGDLSGAESELRAARDMLASKRAALYTAQVEVELADVLRRQGKARQAEDLLHRLLDELQPDRGAVHAAGAHRLLGLIHEEDGENDTAEEHYVKALALLERAGAAGDLADICRLLGDLLRRVGRTEAALDAYRTGLGHRAAPGSTTLGPAPVSPRPILGGAGR; encoded by the coding sequence GTGGACGATCCCGCCACGATCGGCCGGCGCGTCCACAGGCTGCGCGCGGAGCGCGGTCTCACCCAGCGCGAGCTCGCCGAACCCTCGTACACCCCCGCCTACATATCCACCCTGGAAGCCGGGCGCGTCCGGCCGTCCGAAGCGGCCGTCCGCCACCTCGCCGAACGGCTCGGTGTGAGCTACGAGGAGGTGGCCACCGGCCGCCCCGCGCACCTCGCCACCGAACTGCGGCTACGGCTGGTCGAAGCCCAGCGCACCCTGGCGACCGGTGCCGCCGAGGACGCGGTGGCCGACTTCACCGAACTGCGCGCCGAGGCCGACCTGCTCGAGCTCGACCAGGAGAGCGCCTCGGCTGCTCTGGGGCTCGGCGAATGCGCCCTGGAGACCGGCGATCTCCCCACGGCCCGGCAGCACTTCGAGGCGGCCGAGCGCCTGCTCGCGGACGCCCCGCTCGCCCAGCGGGCGCGGGCCGTCCGGGGCCGCGCCGTCGTTCACCTGCTGGCGGGTGAACTCCGGTACTCCTGCTACCTGCTGGAGAGCACGATCGACGAGCTGAACGCGTCCGGGCTCCCCGACCCCGGCGCGCTGCTCCTCCTGTACACGGCGTCGATCGCGCCCTACATGGACATGGGTGCCCACGCCCGGGCGGCGCAGGCCGGCGAGCTGGCGCTCGCGCTCGCGCCCCGCGTCGACGATCCGGAGCTGGTGGCGGGCATGCACCGCAGCGTGGCCCGGTCCCTCATCTCCGCCGGCCGCACCGACGAGGCCGACGCCTCGCTGACCCGGGCGGCGGAGATCTACCAGCAGCTCCAGATCCGTACGGAAATGGCGCACTGCCACTGGATGCGCGGTTACGTACGGGCCCAGGACGGCGACCTCTCCGGGGCCGAGAGCGAACTGCGGGCCGCCCGGGACATGCTGGCCTCGAAGCGGGCCGCCCTCTACACGGCCCAGGTCGAGGTGGAGCTCGCCGACGTCCTGCGCCGCCAGGGCAAGGCGCGGCAGGCGGAGGACCTGCTGCACCGGCTGCTCGACGAGCTCCAGCCCGACCGGGGCGCGGTGCACGCGGCCGGGGCGCACCGGCTCCTCGGGCTGATCCACGAGGAGGACGGCGAGAACGACACCGCCGAGGAGCACTACGTCAAGGCGCTGGCCCTGCTGGAGCGCGCGGGGGCGGCCGGGGACCTTGCGGACATCTGCAGACTGCTGGGCGACCTGCTGCGCCGGGTGGGGCGCACGGAGGCGGCGCTGGACGCGTACCGGACCGGCCTCGGTCACCGGGCGGCTCCCGGCTCGACCACGCTGGGCCCCGCACCGGTGAGTCCGCGCCCGATCCTGGGGGGTGCGGGACGGTAG
- a CDS encoding DUF5709 domain-containing protein: MSDTDRGDDVYQPQPEQASDPDEQLDIEDTLVDSDLGDALDEGYSPPERPWAVEDVGTTASEQQDGESLDSRLARERPEVSASDSDGAGDLPDGEGEPWDDEVGTDRAGRLTQQADGTVPATLTASDVGVDGAAASAEEAAMHVVPDEEPWLPEWDPATPPDSDPGTADTVADSAAAPEEDAPARTR, translated from the coding sequence ATGAGCGACACCGACCGGGGGGACGACGTCTATCAGCCCCAGCCGGAGCAGGCGTCCGACCCCGACGAACAGCTGGACATCGAGGACACCCTCGTGGACTCCGACCTCGGCGACGCGCTGGACGAGGGGTATTCGCCGCCCGAGCGGCCGTGGGCCGTGGAGGACGTGGGGACCACCGCGTCCGAGCAGCAGGACGGGGAGTCGCTCGACAGCAGACTCGCCCGTGAGCGGCCGGAGGTGTCCGCGAGCGACAGCGACGGAGCCGGTGACCTGCCCGACGGTGAGGGCGAGCCGTGGGACGACGAGGTGGGTACGGACCGTGCCGGCAGGCTCACGCAGCAGGCGGACGGGACCGTACCGGCCACGCTCACCGCGAGTGACGTCGGCGTCGACGGGGCCGCAGCCTCCGCCGAGGAGGCGGCCATGCACGTGGTGCCCGACGAAGAGCCGTGGCTCCCGGAATGGGACCCCGCCACCCCGCCCGACTCCGATCCCGGGACCGCGGACACCGTCGCCGACTCCGCCGCCGCGCCCGAGGAGGACGCACCGGCCCGCACCCGCTGA